A window of the Paenibacillus woosongensis genome harbors these coding sequences:
- a CDS encoding ABC transporter permease has protein sequence MDIISNLINGTLVFSTALIFAALGGLISERSGVINIGLEGFMVSGAFFSAVIAYYAETAGLGKLSPWMGIIGAFVFTAIFSSIHAIATIRFKANQVVSGVVINILAASSTFFLVKLIFEGSAESPLLSTVFHKFKIPLLGDIPFLGNAFFNNYPTTYIAIAFVIIIYYVIYRTATGLRLRAVGEHPGAADTVGVKVNRMRYMAVILSGSIAALGGATIVLTSNGNFAFNTISGQGYIALAAVIFGKWNPIGAMLASLFFGLAQAVKDQLQIFDFAASIPNEFFYMLPYLLTMLVLIGAVGKARAPKALGEPYEVGKR, from the coding sequence ATGGACATTATCAGCAATCTCATTAATGGGACGCTCGTATTCTCTACGGCCTTGATCTTTGCCGCCCTCGGAGGGCTCATCTCTGAGCGTTCGGGCGTCATTAATATTGGTCTTGAGGGCTTCATGGTGTCCGGAGCTTTCTTCTCCGCGGTCATTGCTTATTATGCAGAGACGGCAGGGTTGGGCAAGCTGTCGCCATGGATGGGCATTATCGGAGCTTTTGTGTTTACGGCGATTTTCTCCAGCATACACGCCATCGCCACGATCAGGTTCAAGGCGAATCAGGTGGTCAGCGGGGTCGTTATTAACATTCTCGCGGCAAGCTCGACCTTCTTCCTGGTGAAGCTGATCTTTGAGGGCTCGGCGGAGAGTCCGTTGCTGTCAACGGTGTTCCATAAGTTTAAAATTCCGCTGCTTGGAGATATTCCGTTCCTCGGGAATGCATTCTTCAACAACTATCCGACGACGTATATTGCGATTGCGTTCGTGATCATTATTTACTATGTCATCTACAGAACCGCGACTGGCCTAAGACTGCGTGCCGTCGGAGAACATCCCGGCGCTGCAGATACGGTAGGAGTCAAGGTCAACCGGATGCGCTACATGGCCGTAATTCTCAGCGGCTCGATTGCGGCGCTTGGCGGGGCGACCATCGTATTAACCTCGAACGGAAACTTCGCGTTCAATACGATTTCCGGACAAGGTTATATCGCGCTCGCCGCGGTTATTTTCGGTAAATGGAATCCAATTGGCGCGATGCTGGCTTCCTTGTTCTTTGGCTTGGCTCAAGCCGTTAAGGATCAGCTGCAAATCTTCGACTTTGCCGCCAGCATTCCGAACGAGTTCTTCTACATGCTGCCGTATCTATTGACCATGCTGGTCTTGATTGGCGCAGTAGGCAAGGCTCGTGCGCCGAAGGCTTTAGGGGAACCTTATGAGGTTGGGAAGCGATAG
- a CDS encoding ABC transporter permease, which yields MNKLMSIFRRESAVIPVVSIIIGLVLGALIMLLGGYDPLLAYDSLVTKIFGSSYDIGEALRTIVPLVMCGLAVGIAFRSGLFNIGVDGQIIMGSVGALIVGTKLSLPAPFHAIVAVIFGGILGGLWGALIGYIKAKRGINEVITSIMFNFIALYLSHYLIRNFMPQAGTQRSAMIQESASIQIGWLSELMGGARIHWGFLLTILAVIFYSIYLNKTKWGYELRAVGLNPDAAEYAGMNVSKVMVRTMFISGVFGGLVGTFEVLGVFKYIAINSVTSGLGFDGIAVALLGGNSALGVLLSGMLIGALTYGSQGMSFGAEVPGEIIRMVIGFIIFFVAAPGIVKLFFRPLFNKMEKKV from the coding sequence ATGAATAAATTAATGAGTATTTTTAGGCGTGAATCTGCTGTTATTCCTGTTGTCTCTATTATTATCGGTCTAGTATTGGGAGCGCTGATCATGCTGCTCGGCGGATATGACCCGTTGCTCGCTTATGATTCATTGGTAACCAAAATATTCGGCAGCAGCTATGACATTGGAGAGGCGCTGCGTACGATCGTGCCTCTTGTCATGTGCGGTCTGGCGGTTGGCATCGCTTTTCGCTCCGGCCTATTTAATATCGGGGTGGATGGACAGATCATCATGGGTTCCGTCGGTGCACTGATCGTAGGGACGAAGCTGAGCCTGCCGGCGCCGTTTCACGCCATCGTCGCTGTTATTTTTGGCGGAATTCTTGGAGGATTATGGGGTGCACTGATAGGGTATATTAAGGCGAAGCGGGGCATCAATGAGGTTATTACCAGTATTATGTTCAACTTTATTGCGCTGTATTTGAGTCATTATTTGATTCGGAACTTCATGCCGCAGGCAGGAACACAGCGCTCTGCGATGATCCAGGAGTCTGCGAGCATTCAGATTGGCTGGTTGTCCGAGCTTATGGGCGGCGCCCGTATTCACTGGGGATTCCTGCTCACGATTCTTGCCGTCATCTTCTACTCCATTTATCTGAACAAGACAAAATGGGGTTACGAGCTTCGTGCGGTCGGGCTTAATCCGGATGCAGCCGAATATGCAGGGATGAATGTATCGAAAGTTATGGTGCGCACGATGTTTATTTCCGGCGTATTCGGAGGGCTGGTCGGTACATTCGAGGTGCTCGGCGTATTCAAATACATCGCCATTAACTCGGTGACCTCAGGTCTCGGGTTTGACGGGATCGCGGTAGCCCTGCTTGGCGGCAATTCCGCTCTCGGCGTGCTTCTCTCCGGAATGCTGATCGGGGCGCTGACTTACGGCTCGCAAGGCATGAGCTTTGGCGCAGAGGTACCGGGCGAGATCATTCGGATGGTTATCGGCTTCATTATCTTTTTTGTTGCCGCACCAGGCATTGTGAAGCTCTTCTTCCGTCCGCTATTTAATAAAATGGAGAAGAAGGTGTAA
- a CDS encoding ABC transporter ATP-binding protein — MTKADIALELKGITKRFPGVVANDSISFQLKRGEIHALLGENGAGKSTLMSIVFGLYQPDEGEIYVNGQKEVIDSPNKAIDLGIGMVHQHFKLVEPFTVTENIILGMEPKKGMKIDIKGASAQVKKLSEQYKLDIDPMATIESISVGMQQRVEIIKTLYRGADILIFDEPTAVLTPQEISELLEIMRRLVAEGKSIVLITHKLKEIMEIADTCTIIRRGKVIESVEVAKTNPQELAEKMVGKAVNFKTEKQAAKPEDVLLEVKDLVVESGKGKNAVDGLSFSVRAGEIVGIAGVDGNGQTELIEAITGMRNIRSGEVLLHGQSVTNQSPRVISESGLSHIPQDRHKHGLVLDFTVSENIILQTYNHPELSQRGFINEKARDEMAERLVKEFDVRTPSIDTKVRSMSGGNQQKIIIAREIDKKPEVLIAAQPTRGLDVGAIEFVHKQLIAQRDQGKAVLLISFELEEILNVADRILVLFGGQIVGETTPESTNDRQLGLMMAGKHEGDGTHE; from the coding sequence TTGACTAAGGCGGATATTGCATTAGAGCTGAAAGGAATCACGAAGAGATTCCCCGGAGTAGTGGCCAACGATTCGATCAGCTTTCAATTGAAACGCGGCGAAATCCATGCTTTGCTCGGCGAGAATGGTGCCGGGAAATCGACGTTGATGAGCATCGTATTCGGACTATACCAGCCGGATGAAGGTGAAATTTATGTTAACGGGCAGAAGGAAGTAATCGACAGCCCGAACAAGGCGATTGATCTGGGCATCGGAATGGTGCATCAGCATTTTAAATTGGTCGAGCCTTTCACGGTCACGGAGAATATCATTCTCGGGATGGAACCGAAGAAGGGAATGAAGATCGATATTAAAGGGGCCAGCGCACAGGTTAAAAAGCTCTCTGAACAATATAAGCTGGATATCGATCCGATGGCTACGATCGAATCGATCAGCGTTGGCATGCAGCAGCGGGTAGAGATCATTAAGACGCTTTACCGTGGGGCTGACATTCTTATTTTCGATGAGCCGACCGCCGTGCTTACTCCTCAAGAGATTAGCGAGCTGCTAGAGATTATGAGACGTCTTGTTGCCGAAGGCAAATCTATCGTACTGATTACGCATAAGCTTAAAGAAATTATGGAAATTGCCGACACTTGCACGATTATCCGCCGGGGCAAGGTCATTGAGAGTGTGGAAGTCGCTAAGACCAATCCGCAGGAACTGGCGGAGAAAATGGTAGGGAAAGCGGTTAACTTCAAGACGGAGAAGCAGGCTGCGAAACCTGAAGATGTACTGCTTGAGGTTAAGGACTTAGTAGTAGAAAGCGGAAAAGGGAAAAATGCGGTCGACGGACTGTCTTTCTCCGTACGCGCAGGAGAGATCGTCGGGATTGCCGGGGTCGACGGCAACGGCCAGACCGAGCTGATCGAAGCAATTACAGGCATGCGCAACATTAGATCTGGGGAAGTTCTGCTTCACGGCCAAAGCGTCACGAACCAATCCCCGCGCGTCATCTCGGAAAGCGGACTGTCCCATATTCCGCAGGACCGGCATAAACATGGACTCGTTCTGGACTTTACAGTCAGTGAAAATATAATTTTACAAACATATAATCACCCGGAGCTTAGCCAACGCGGCTTCATCAACGAGAAGGCGAGAGATGAGATGGCCGAGCGCCTCGTCAAGGAGTTTGACGTACGGACGCCAAGCATCGATACGAAAGTTCGCTCCATGTCTGGGGGCAACCAGCAGAAAATCATCATCGCCCGTGAAATCGATAAAAAACCGGAAGTGCTCATAGCGGCGCAGCCTACGCGGGGACTAGACGTTGGAGCCATCGAGTTTGTCCATAAGCAGCTCATAGCTCAGCGTGATCAAGGAAAAGCCGTGTTGCTTATATCCTTTGAGCTGGAGGAAATTCTGAATGTAGCCGACCGCATCCTCGTTCTGTTCGGAGGACAGATCGTGGGCGAGACGACCCCGGAATCAACGAATGATCGGCAGCTTGGATTGATGATGGCAGGCAAGCATGAAGGAGATGGCACACATGAATAA
- a CDS encoding BMP family lipoprotein, which yields MKKTMKMALPLLLVFMLVLTACGQKAGNQNTGAGNGPAGNDQNIKKLKVGMVTDLGSVNDKSFNQSAWEALQQLKKDYGFEVKYLEPKSDADVVPNLNQFVKANYDLTWATAFTLADAVTQLANENPNSMFGIVDSDLTLPNVASVSFKEQEGSFLVGVIAGLTTKTNKIGFVGGMEIPVIKRFEVGFREGIKAVNPDAKLIVNYTGLFNRVDMGKSAASTIYNDGADIIFHAAGLTGNGVFNEAKERNSKGDKVWVIGVDKDQSLIFGDDVTLTSMVKKVDEAVYQISKSLAEGNFPAGQVTLMGLKENGVDIAPTSDKNVDPDVLAKVEEYRQKIINGEIVVPVE from the coding sequence ATGAAAAAGACAATGAAAATGGCATTACCTCTGCTGCTCGTATTTATGCTGGTACTTACGGCATGCGGACAAAAAGCGGGAAATCAGAACACGGGAGCCGGGAACGGCCCGGCCGGCAATGATCAAAATATCAAGAAGCTTAAAGTGGGCATGGTTACTGACCTAGGCAGCGTCAACGATAAGTCCTTTAACCAAAGCGCCTGGGAAGCCCTGCAGCAGCTGAAGAAGGATTACGGCTTCGAAGTTAAATACCTTGAGCCGAAATCCGATGCGGACGTCGTACCGAACTTGAATCAATTCGTTAAAGCAAACTATGACCTGACATGGGCTACTGCCTTTACGCTGGCTGATGCGGTAACTCAGCTCGCTAACGAGAACCCGAATTCGATGTTCGGAATCGTGGACTCCGACCTGACATTGCCTAACGTTGCTTCGGTATCCTTCAAAGAGCAAGAAGGCTCTTTCCTGGTAGGGGTAATCGCAGGACTTACGACAAAGACGAACAAAATCGGCTTTGTCGGCGGTATGGAGATTCCGGTTATCAAACGCTTTGAAGTGGGCTTCCGCGAAGGGATTAAAGCGGTTAATCCGGATGCAAAATTGATCGTTAACTACACAGGTTTGTTCAACCGGGTCGATATGGGGAAATCGGCAGCCTCCACGATTTATAACGACGGGGCGGATATTATTTTCCATGCTGCGGGCTTAACAGGCAACGGAGTATTTAACGAAGCGAAAGAGCGCAACAGCAAGGGCGATAAAGTATGGGTGATCGGGGTCGACAAAGACCAATCCCTGATCTTCGGTGATGATGTAACATTAACTTCGATGGTGAAAAAAGTAGACGAAGCCGTTTACCAAATTTCCAAGAGCTTAGCGGAAGGCAATTTCCCGGCAGGTCAAGTGACGCTGATGGGTCTGAAGGAGAACGGTGTTGATATTGCTCCGACCTCCGATAAGAATGTTGATCCTGATGTGCTGGCTAAAGTCGAAGAGTATCGTCAGAAGATTATTAACGGCGAAATTGTTGTACCTGTAGAATAA
- a CDS encoding phosphopentomutase, with protein MKFERICVIVMDSVGIGELPDAPAFGDEGSHTLGHICQQVPAIQLPNLAALGLGNIAPLSAVPPADKPQASYGKMAEVSVGKDTMTGHWELMGLKVEVPFQVYPNGFPAELIGKFEEMTGRKVIGNKPSSGTEILDEYGEEQMRTGSWIVYTSADSVFQIAAHEDVIPLEELYRACEIARELTLHDPYVVGRVIARPYIGEPGAFVRTPNRHDYALAPFGSTVLDQLEAENYDVISVGKIYDIFTGQGINESFPTKNNLHGIETTIQLMERSFKGLLFTNLVDFDSLYGHRRDPAGYAACLEEFDSYIPELMKRTGDRDLLIITADHGNDPTSPGTDHTREYVPILIYNPVLADQAVSLGTRTTFADLAATIADNFGVDKPGIGESFLGQLTRS; from the coding sequence ATGAAATTCGAACGAATATGCGTCATCGTCATGGATAGCGTAGGTATTGGCGAATTGCCGGATGCTCCTGCCTTCGGAGACGAAGGGAGCCACACGCTCGGTCACATTTGCCAGCAGGTTCCTGCCATCCAGCTCCCCAATCTAGCCGCGCTTGGACTCGGGAACATCGCCCCGCTTTCTGCCGTTCCGCCGGCGGATAAGCCACAGGCCAGCTACGGTAAGATGGCAGAGGTCTCTGTAGGCAAGGATACAATGACCGGACATTGGGAGCTCATGGGGCTCAAGGTGGAGGTTCCATTTCAAGTCTATCCAAACGGGTTTCCAGCGGAACTGATCGGCAAATTCGAAGAGATGACCGGCCGTAAGGTTATCGGCAACAAGCCATCCTCGGGCACGGAAATTCTTGATGAATACGGAGAGGAGCAGATGCGGACAGGCTCCTGGATTGTATACACCTCGGCTGATAGCGTCTTTCAGATCGCGGCCCATGAAGATGTGATTCCTCTAGAGGAACTGTACCGTGCTTGCGAAATCGCCCGCGAATTGACGCTGCATGACCCTTACGTAGTGGGGCGGGTCATCGCAAGGCCGTATATAGGTGAACCCGGTGCTTTCGTGCGCACGCCGAACCGGCATGACTACGCTCTAGCCCCATTTGGAAGCACTGTGTTGGACCAGCTGGAAGCAGAAAATTATGATGTTATCTCCGTTGGTAAAATATATGATATATTTACAGGACAAGGAATAAACGAGTCATTTCCAACAAAGAATAATTTACACGGTATTGAAACAACAATCCAGCTAATGGAGCGTTCGTTCAAGGGCTTGTTGTTTACGAATTTGGTGGATTTCGATTCCTTATACGGCCATCGCCGTGATCCTGCAGGTTATGCAGCTTGCCTGGAAGAGTTCGACAGCTATATTCCGGAGTTAATGAAGCGGACGGGAGACCGTGATTTGCTCATCATTACGGCGGACCACGGGAATGACCCAACGAGTCCGGGTACCGACCATACCCGGGAATACGTCCCGATTCTAATCTATAATCCTGTGCTCGCAGATCAGGCCGTCTCGCTCGGGACGAGAACCACCTTCGCGGATTTGGCGGCCACGATTGCCGATAACTTCGGGGTGGACAAGCCGGGAATCGGGGAGAGCTTCTTAGGGCAGCTGACCCGCAGCTAA